DNA sequence from the Labrus bergylta chromosome 13, fLabBer1.1, whole genome shotgun sequence genome:
GGGTGTTTCGTACTTGAAGCAAATCAATTCATGTCCCATATGTTTTAGGTATAAGAAAGCAAAATGAGTGTGAATCTTATTTCCAGATCTGAATGAGTGTGGCCTGAAACCCCGTCCCTGTGAGCATCGCTGCATGAACAGCCATGGCAGTTACAAGTGCTACTGTCTCAATGGCTATACATTAATGCCTGATGGATCTTGTGCAAGTGAGTAAGACTGCGCTACATTTTCATCCATATGTAGCTAGATGTCAAGCTTGAATCTTTATAAATGTGTGGGGTTTTTCTGTACTTTCAGATTCCAGGACCTGCTCTCTCGCTCACTGTCAGTACGGCTGTGAGGACTTTGATGGGGAGATCCGCTGCCTCTGCCCATCTGCAGGTCTGCAACTGGGGCAGGATGAGAGGACTTGTGTCGGTGAGCAACTGCAATCACAGATAATATATCATGAagggtttaaagtgtgtaaGCATAAACTGTGTTGCAAAGAAACCctatttcaaatgaaaaaccTGGTTAGAAACAGACCTAAGATGTGAGGAGAGTGAAATAACAGATGAAGCAGTAGTACAGACTGAAAAAAGATCAACTATGGGACCCATCTCGTGAATTTTGTAATGGAAGAAACATTTCTTTACTCGCTTTATTATGTGGCTTTTAGATGCCTTGTCGATAAAAATCAGATGGGAGgcaattatattatattttcttCCGCTTAACAGCTTGAGCTTAGGCAGAGCCAATCACACAATGCCACAGTGATCACACGGGGGAAGTAATATTATAGTTCTGGAGCATAAAAACCTGGTCAAATCCATCACCTTCAGAAATGGAGGAACccttttaactttaaataaaccaaaaagtAAAGAAGTTCCAATCAAAACATCTAACCCTTAGAAGAGGGATTCAACTACTGTCTCCAGTTTCTAATATTGAACAGAACAGCAATCTCTAAGTCTGCAGTAGATCCACAGACTCCTAACTGGCTGCAGGCTCAGACTTACATTGCTtacattattttgtcttttttggcaCTGTCTCACATTCAAAAGCTCTGTGTGCCAAGGAACTACTAACTAGCAACTTGTGTCAAGGtcacaaatatgtttttgtttaaaggttTATGTGAATATGCTGACAACATCTGTCTTTTAAAAGAGAGTCCATTGGAGTTTTTTAGAGAAGTGAAcgcttattttttatttttttattttttttaaacagtgatGGCTGAAGAGGTAAGCCAGTAATGTTTATGACCATGATCAGCAGGATGATGTACAGCATTCAGTATATAAAAGATGGTAAAGCCATTGTTgatgttaaaaacatttgataacTCCAAGTGCTGTCAGGAAGCAACAAGGACTGGAATTGAGCCATTCCATAATGATCTTTGTTTGGATGCGTTGTTCTCTTAAAGGGCTGTGGTCCATCATAAAGGTTTAATTTGTTTAATGACGTTTAATGTGACGACGTTTTCTTGTGAATATACCACACTTGAAATTGTTGAATTGTAGGCCTTTAATCTTCCCTGTTTTCTTTCCTTACAGATATTGATGAATGTGTAACAGGAAAGAACCTCTGCCCGTACAACAAACAATGTGTGAACACCTTCAGCAGCTACTTCTGCAAGTGCCAGGACGGCTACGATCTGAAATATGTCGACGGCAAATATGACTGTGTAGGTAAGGTATACCAGTTTGTTACGAGGAAACATTTGAGATACGTTTTTCCCCTGAAGGTACAAATAGGCTTCTTCCATTTCCAGACCTTGATGAGTGTGCAAGTGGCACCCACAAGTGCAGCCACCTTGCAGTCTGTCTGAACACTCCTGGATCCTACAAGTGCAGGTGCAAGTCTGGCTTCAGAGGCAATGGCTTTGAATGCTCTGGTGAGACCCAAGCACTGCTACACAGAATTATCATTGATAAATTCCAGGGATTACTTTTTACAACTGATTCTAAATACTCATGTGAAGCCCATTCTCCAGAGTTCAAATTCTGGgtcagttatacagtcacataTTCCATATGGACTCCTTAAACATCAGTAAACAGCAGTCCTGCCAAGGCTGGACTCAACTCCTTTTTTCCTCACATAGCCAAATGACATTAAATAAAGACTGAGCTAGGGGTTTCTGCGTGAATTAAGATGCCTTTATTTTTCAGTAGTTAAGCCATTTTATCAGAGGTCGTGGGATGGAGACAAGGGAAGTGCAGATGATTTCCTCAATGGTGAGATTGTGTGGAATCCAAGCTTCCGTTTCCGCTGTTTGCTACCTGCCATGCAAcccatttctttctctcttcttagCCACTTAGAGACCAACTCCTCAAACTCTCTCCCATGCTCACGGCTGGAAATGTTGTACGTCCACAGCTTGATATAAGACCTGGAGTCCACTGCATGACCCTCTGAATACAGAATGTATTTGACAAAATGCTTGTGCACTTAACACACTGATAGAGTTATGTGCACTGAACACTGCTGTTATTCTTCATCTGCATGGAGTAGAACAAGAACAGCAGCTGCAAAACacatgacaacaaacaacaaacgcATCCGAATCCTGGTAACATACTGTACTCCCTATTCATGATCGTGTTTCCACATGTCTTCTCTGATTCTTCTTCCTGCCTGCAGCCATTCCAGACTCCCAAGTGAGGCCAAAGCAGGAGACTGAAGATATCAGAAACGTAATCCCCGAACCAGTCGTCACACCGCCTCCTAAAATCCGTCAGCAGCCGTTCGACTACGAAGGAGAGGTCTATATCGGCCCTCAGACTGAAGGGAGAAAGGAGCAAGAATTtcctgaggaagaggaggaggaagtggaagaCAACCAGCTCAATCCTAGAGGAGATGTTTTCAGTAAGTGTATTGATGTTTGGCAGTCAGTCTGTTTCTGACATTCTGGGTGGTCcacaatgttttaaacatacacaGAGCTCAGgtttttttcaggagattttgCTCTTGTGTCTACGCAGCATCTTGGTACAAATACTGATATCACAGAGGGCAGCTGAAATGGAATCATGCAGGGATGATGTATTTGTAGGAAGCTGACATGGCCCTGTTTCTTTCGACAAAAAGCTGACAGGATTTTTCCAAATGATTTGgataattaaagaaaataagttCTGTGGacacttttttgttgttcttataCTTCCATGTTCAGTTCTGCATGTTCATTTTAACAAATCAAAACACTTCCATGATTTTTGGAGGCTAAATGGAATAGCAAGAAAAAGACTTagattacatttaaatgaactaCACCCTTTAGTATAACTTTAATGTATCCTAGGGTAAGCCtcaaatgtctctgtttttgcaTAAAGTTTCTAATATCACTGATATCTTCGGTAGATTATTTTAGCCACTTGCTAGCACCTCCGTTGTTAAGACAAATAGTAAGTAAAAATTGGGTATTAACTGATGTATATAATGTTTCTTAACTAAATCTTAAACTCTCctaagcttgtgttaaccatAGACTTTTTTTATCAGGCATCTAACACAAACCTTTTCAAAAATGCTAAGTCATTTTCAGCATTTAGGATTGACTCCTGAAGCACTCAAAGGGTATACAATTGCAGGTCAGGTCAAAGACACTGACCGGAGAAGAAAGGGGGCTTGTTCGTTCATGTCCCCTGTCGACCACAAGACCCTCTAAGACCTTCATAAGTCATCGTTGAAGGTTGTATGTGAATTACGATGGAGAAATGCAAACGTACAATATTTAAAGCGctaaagtgacagaaaaaatTAATCAAATTGATCAGGGTTGGGCAAGTCACACTGACTATGTGCACAAAAAAGGGGgctaaaaaaagaagctgtaatGCTGCCATGTCTCCAAAATAAAGTGAATACTGTAAGATCCTGTAAACTATTACTTTACTAAACTATTACCTGGTAGgataaaaagagaagaatgtGTTTATGCAGAGGTATGCAGCTCATTGAGAAAACCCCATAAATGAGGTTACCTTTCACCACTAATCTTGATCTTTATGGAAACACCCGAGTCTGTGTAAGAACTCAGATAGCAAGAGGAGACAGGCCCCAAGACATCCATCACCTCCGGGAAGGAATTTTACTCTGTCGGCATGTGAGAGCCCAGGGATAAAACTCATCCTGGGTCTGCTTCCCACCTctggggagaggggggagggcggggggagtgaggaggaaggaggtTACGAAGCCTTCAAGCCTTTTATTATGTTTTCCCCAAAACAGCTGTTGTGCAAACAGACTTGACTCCTTGTAAGAAGGTCTGTCATCAGGACTCCAGACCCCTCTAACACTAACCCCACTCTGGCCTGGCAGGTTCAATAACCCCAGCTGTCACTCCTCTGGCTGTCTATGGCTGCTTGTCATGAGGGTGGTTTGCTGTGAGAGCTGTAAAATACTTGTGCGGGCTGAAGCCTTAAGTTGTAGTTTCATCTTGAGGCatgagtgacagcagggcaggCCTACACCTGTTGGTTAAAAAGGCTTTTTCTGGCTTTGTTTCATTAAATCTCACTGGAGGATATTTTTGGGAATGTTATTTTTAAGATCAGACGTTTcaagagaaatgaaaagacaGACGTTTATTTTATGAGCTAATGGGCAGGTTTGTGGGTTTTTGTAAGATTGTAAACTGTGATATAGAGTTGTGTCTGCTTTACTCTTTACTCACTGATTATTCAATTTGGCTAAATAttgtattcttttcttttttaaaaccttgcTCAAAATAATGAAGCGATCAATCCAGGTTTCAGTTTCGATTGAAACCAAACATTGTAATATTTTTGAAAGTAGAGTTTATTGCAGGTTCTTGTATTACACGACAAAAGTCTAAGATATATGTACCTTGTTAATAAGCAAGATGGTGTTCATTTGTctaaaaataatgaattcacacattttgtttctttaattccCTCACACAGTTTCAGAGGATTTTGAATCAGTGTTTGGCCCGGCCACAGAAGTGAAAGAAATCGAACTAGCCCCAGTTCAGGAAGGTAATCCAATGACTATTTCTGCCATTATTGCATAATTGTTTGTGTTACTATTTTTGAATGTGGTCCTATGATTCCACCCAATAGAGTTTATCATGGATTGCAACTTTGACCAGGGAGCATGTGAGTGGGTCCAAGACAAGGATGACGACATGGACTGGAGTGTAGCCTACCATAATGAGGGTAAGAGACATAATAatacaagttgttgttttttttcattcattttcatgcaTTTAGATATACTCACTTAGACGTTCTGCAAACTCTAAGGTGCTGGTGCTGAGTACTACATGACCATGAGTGGGCTCATGGGGGAGCATGATTATGTAGCCAAGCTGAAGTTGCTCCTCAGTGACCGGACCCAGCAGGGCAGCTTCTGCCTCACCTTTGACTATCGGATGGCGGGCCATAATGTGGGAACTCTCAGGGTCCTCCTGGATAACATTGCTTACCCAGTGTGGGAGCAGAGCCAAAGCAGAGACCAGGGCTGGCAGACAGAGCTCCTCACTGTGACCTGGAAAGAGGTGGCCCCAGAGTCTGTGAGTcattttctggttttaaaatgacatttcagcATATCATTTATAAATGGTGGTCAAACCAGTGCTGTAACTGCTAGTAACaaaaaaacctgtaaaacaAGTATACTAAGTAAAGGATGTTAACTCTCACAGATGATTTATCATACTGTAACTCCAAGCAGTTTTTATGTGACTatctgtaaaaacacattttagacaCAACAGACATGTGTTGTACTATATACCAAAAACTACAACCTTAAGATGTAATGGTACCATTGACTGTCTTTCAGATTGTCTTTGAAGCTCAGCGTGGCAAAGGAGTTGGAGGAGAGATTGGCCTGGACAATGTTGTTTTGACCTCAGGGCCCTGTCAAGAGGATGTCAGCCCCTTCTTTTAAGAATCTCCACACAGGATTTAGGATAACAAAATCTGGGACACGCTGGGGCTCGCCCCCACCCGtgttttgtaatattcagaatATTCTCTTATGATATAGATAACACAGATCTCAGGAAAAGGTGTCCGTAAGTGAGGTTGAATAGTATTGTGCTTTGTCATCTGTTGTGTATATGATTTTCTTTGACACGTAATGTGAATTCTTAGTTGAATTATAACTAAAGTTTGCCAATTTTTTGCAAGGCTGGTTAGTTTAAATGCGTTTCATTGCATAACTGCTGTACATTTTGCTTTCGTATTATACTGTatcaaaacaataaatctggtttttttttctagttatGTCTACCGTTCCATTTTTCACCAATAGATTGCATGATTAAATGTACTACAGGGTGAGCCAATGTATTTGGACAAAATATAGGAGTGATTGTTAGAAACTCCAATCTGCTGACCAGGGATACAGGGATACCAGGGCTGGTAATTGATTTTTCACAGAAAAGGGATAAGCGGTATTTAGATTACATGGGGCTACAATTTGAGGGAGAAAAGTATACTTCAATGATAATGCTGCTAACCACATTGAAATAATGTAAAAGATTGGAATTGTTTCGACTGAGAGCCAAAGAGACAGAAGAATGACTGTGCAGGTTTGGCTTGCAGAGGCTGTTAACTAGTGGATAGGCTACCTGATAATTCACAGTAAGGTACCATTGCTTATATGCTTTATACTAATTTACTTGTGCTTGCTCCTACACAATTGAAAACATTGCAAAGGAAATTCGTGAACGTTGTACTTAATGCGTTCATGCTGTTTGAGAAAAGTAAATTAAAGGAGAAACACTTGGGGTTTTTTTACCCTGtggtttctttttaatttttgtctTTCAATGGATAAGTCCACATTGCAGGTTGTTAAGCAACAGCGACACACGGTGAATATCATTTCCCAGCTAAATATCGCTATCTGGTGGCTAGACATGGATGGTACAAAGAAGATGCTGGTGTTTTAGCTAACGGAGGAGACAGCTATTCAGCAAACAACTTGTGATAATATTATCACCAGGAAAGAGTCGACCTCGTTTTAATGTAAAAGTTGTATGCCATTGCAATCGTTTTTTTCTATTATAATTGTTTGAAAAAAGTTAAAGGATCTTTAACCGCGCTCGTTTGTTGTCACATGATCTGAGGCTGTAAGCTACCATTAGCTAGCTTGTTAGCAGTTAGCAGTGTTAGCAAGCCTTCTAAGCTCACCAGGAAGCAACCTGACGTCTCGAGCCACACAGAGGCGAACAGCTGTCAAACATCAATATAATTTAAGTCACTTTATGATTCATTCCTCGTATATCCTGTAACGGTCCGGCTAAATGTAAGGTACGTTGCTCGTAATATTGCTTGCACATAAACACGTGCTAGCGATTTTAGCATTTTATATTAACCTCAAGCTATGTtcccttgttttctttctcatgcCAGCCTAGcttagctaacagctagctgATAGAACCGCAATTAACGACTACCGAGCTAGCATGTAATAGCCATTTGCTTTGTAATGTTTATGTTGAAGATAAGTCTTTCTGTCTTAGTGCTCAGTGCATtgaatgttgtttgtgtttcattactGTAACTGCTCTCACGGGTCATTTATTAATAAGGAaactttttgtctctgtctcacagCTGGTTAAACGTTACCTACATGGCCGCTCAcgtcaacaaaaaataaacgAGCATGTGACCTAGGACCAGAGACAAAAGCACATGATCTTTACAAGTGGATGAGGCAAATCATCAATCAGGGGTGAGACAAACGGGCACAAAATATCCGATGAAAAAATCTTAAGTTAAACAGAAattgctttattttaaaattgatATTGTGACTTTGTATTAACTAATAAAATATCTGTTGCACATGAAATCTCTCCATTAGGCAAATTATTTAAACGGGGTCCATTGGGAGTGAATAGCCATGACAACAAAGACATCTCTGCTGAAAGTCATCCTGCTGGGTGACGGTGGCGTAGGAAAAAGCTCCATCATGAATCGCTATGTTACTAACAAGTTTGATGCACACCTTTTCCATACTATTGGGGTTGAGTTCCTCAACAAGGAACTGGAGGTAGATGGCCACCAGGTTACCCTACAGATCTGGGATACTGCTGGTCAGGAGCGTTTCCGCAGCCTGAGGACTCCTTTCTATCGTGGCTCCGACTGCTGCTTGCTCACCTTCAGTGTCGACGACAACCAGAGTTTCCTCAACCTAGGCAACTGGAAGAAGGAGTTCATCTACTACGCAGATGTCAAGGAGCCAGAGAAGTTCCCGTTTGTAGTCTTGGGCAACAAACTGGATGTGACAGAGAGGCAGGTGTCTGCTGAGGAGGCTCAGCAATGGTGCCAGGAGAATGGTGACTTCCCCTATTATGAGACCAGTGCAAAGGATGCCACCAATGTAGCGGTGGCCTTTGAGGAGGCAGTGCGTCGAGTGTTGGCATTGGATGAAAGAACGGACCACCTC
Encoded proteins:
- the egfl6 gene encoding epidermal growth factor-like protein 6 isoform X3 yields the protein MLTNMLESHLTPATGDRRRSRHNQQVPTGNQAGVCRYGRRLECCYGWKKNSKGQCEAQCDHGCKHGECVGPNKCKCFPGYTGKTCNQDLNECGLKPRPCEHRCMNSHGSYKCYCLNGYTLMPDGSCANSRTCSLAHCQYGCEDFDGEIRCLCPSAGLQLGQDERTCVDIDECVTGKNLCPYNKQCVNTFSSYFCKCQDGYDLKYVDGKYDCVDLDECASGTHKCSHLAVCLNTPGSYKCRCKSGFRGNGFECSVVKPFYQRSWDGDKGSADDFLNAIPDSQVRPKQETEDIRNVIPEPVVTPPPKIRQQPFDYEGEVYIGPQTEGRKEQEFPEEEEEEVEDNQLNPRGDVFISEDFESVFGPATEVKEIELAPVQEEFIMDCNFDQGACEWVQDKDDDMDWSVAYHNEGAGAEYYMTMSGLMGEHDYVAKLKLLLSDRTQQGSFCLTFDYRMAGHNVGTLRVLLDNIAYPVWEQSQSRDQGWQTELLTVTWKEVAPESIVFEAQRGKGVGGEIGLDNVVLTSGPCQEDVSPFF
- the egfl6 gene encoding epidermal growth factor-like protein 6 isoform X1, which translates into the protein MQPFTLVGALLFLLHISFSSTETHRHNQQVPTGNQAGVCRYGRRLECCYGWKKNSKGQCEAQCDHGCKHGECVGPNKCKCFPGYTGKTCNQDLNECGLKPRPCEHRCMNSHGSYKCYCLNGYTLMPDGSCANSRTCSLAHCQYGCEDFDGEIRCLCPSAGLQLGQDERTCVDIDECVTGKNLCPYNKQCVNTFSSYFCKCQDGYDLKYVDGKYDCVDLDECASGTHKCSHLAVCLNTPGSYKCRCKSGFRGNGFECSVVKPFYQRSWDGDKGSADDFLNAIPDSQVRPKQETEDIRNVIPEPVVTPPPKIRQQPFDYEGEVYIGPQTEGRKEQEFPEEEEEEVEDNQLNPRGDVFISEDFESVFGPATEVKEIELAPVQEEFIMDCNFDQGACEWVQDKDDDMDWSVAYHNEGAGAEYYMTMSGLMGEHDYVAKLKLLLSDRTQQGSFCLTFDYRMAGHNVGTLRVLLDNIAYPVWEQSQSRDQGWQTELLTVTWKEVAPESIVFEAQRGKGVGGEIGLDNVVLTSGPCQEDVSPFF
- the egfl6 gene encoding epidermal growth factor-like protein 6 isoform X2, whose product is MQPFTLVGALLFLLHISFSSTETHRHNQQVPTGNQAGVCRYGRRLECCYGWKKNSKGQCEAQCDHGCKHGECVGPNKCKCFPGYTGKTCNQDLNECGLKPRPCEHRCMNSHGSYKCYCLNGYTLMPDGSCANSRTCSLAHCQYGCEDFDGEIRCLCPSAGLQLGQDERTCVDIDECVTGKNLCPYNKQCVNTFSSYFCKCQDGYDLKYVDGKYDCVDLDECASGTHKCSHLAVCLNTPGSYKCRCKSGFRGNGFECSVKPFYQRSWDGDKGSADDFLNAIPDSQVRPKQETEDIRNVIPEPVVTPPPKIRQQPFDYEGEVYIGPQTEGRKEQEFPEEEEEEVEDNQLNPRGDVFISEDFESVFGPATEVKEIELAPVQEEFIMDCNFDQGACEWVQDKDDDMDWSVAYHNEGAGAEYYMTMSGLMGEHDYVAKLKLLLSDRTQQGSFCLTFDYRMAGHNVGTLRVLLDNIAYPVWEQSQSRDQGWQTELLTVTWKEVAPESIVFEAQRGKGVGGEIGLDNVVLTSGPCQEDVSPFF
- the egfl6 gene encoding epidermal growth factor-like protein 6 isoform X4 is translated as MQPFTLVGALLFLLHISFSSTETHRHNQQVPTGNQAGVCRYGRRLECCYGWKKNSKGQCEAQCDHGCKHGECVGPNKCKCFPGYTGKTCNQDLNECGLKPRPCEHRCMNSHGSYKCYCLNGYTLMPDGSCANSRTCSLAHCQYGCEDFDGEIRCLCPSAGLQLGQDERTCVDIDECVTGKNLCPYNKQCVNTFSSYFCKCQDGYDLKYVDGKYDCVDLDECASGTHKCSHLAVCLNTPGSYKCRCKSGFRGNGFECSAIPDSQVRPKQETEDIRNVIPEPVVTPPPKIRQQPFDYEGEVYIGPQTEGRKEQEFPEEEEEEVEDNQLNPRGDVFISEDFESVFGPATEVKEIELAPVQEEFIMDCNFDQGACEWVQDKDDDMDWSVAYHNEGAGAEYYMTMSGLMGEHDYVAKLKLLLSDRTQQGSFCLTFDYRMAGHNVGTLRVLLDNIAYPVWEQSQSRDQGWQTELLTVTWKEVAPESIVFEAQRGKGVGGEIGLDNVVLTSGPCQEDVSPFF
- the egfl6 gene encoding epidermal growth factor-like protein 6 isoform X5, producing the protein MQPFTLVGALLFLLHISFSSTETHRHNQQVPTGNQAGVCRYGRRLECCYGWKKNSKGQCEAQCDHGCKHGECVGPNKCKCFPGYTGKTCNQDLNECGLKPRPCEHRCMNSHGSYKCYCLNGYTLMPDGSCANSRTCSLAHCQYGCEDFDGEIRCLCPSAGLQLGQDERTCVDIDECVTGKNLCPYNKQCVNTFSSYFCKCQDGYDLKYVDGKYDCVAIPDSQVRPKQETEDIRNVIPEPVVTPPPKIRQQPFDYEGEVYIGPQTEGRKEQEFPEEEEEEVEDNQLNPRGDVFISEDFESVFGPATEVKEIELAPVQEEFIMDCNFDQGACEWVQDKDDDMDWSVAYHNEGAGAEYYMTMSGLMGEHDYVAKLKLLLSDRTQQGSFCLTFDYRMAGHNVGTLRVLLDNIAYPVWEQSQSRDQGWQTELLTVTWKEVAPESIVFEAQRGKGVGGEIGLDNVVLTSGPCQEDVSPFF
- the rab9a gene encoding ras-related protein Rab-9A, which codes for MTTKTSLLKVILLGDGGVGKSSIMNRYVTNKFDAHLFHTIGVEFLNKELEVDGHQVTLQIWDTAGQERFRSLRTPFYRGSDCCLLTFSVDDNQSFLNLGNWKKEFIYYADVKEPEKFPFVVLGNKLDVTERQVSAEEAQQWCQENGDFPYYETSAKDATNVAVAFEEAVRRVLALDERTDHLIPTDTVKLHRKPRSAGACCS